A genome region from Tautonia marina includes the following:
- a CDS encoding DUF6807 domain-containing protein, with amino-acid sequence MTGRRSPRSDATDFVFPRCQAIPQLERASLRIDGREVVGYEFEPGKPRPCFVPVLGPSGRELTRIGHPNPVGHEHHRSVWFGHQFVDDINFWGEVSNTDIQVRHKRVLWYEDGPEWAAFAAEIDWYADGKNRLSQFLIAAVEPSSTWEGCYALDLQSRFTSPDGRPVELGKTNFGFLGVRLAKSISEQFGGGRLTGSEGGIGEDAIFETRNRWVDYSGPVAPGVFEGITYFDHPDNPRHPSHWHVRRDGWMEAAFSHPEAYGVAVEHPLDLRYRLFIHGVSANFEVFPDLDQPWQEFAETPPYEYIARDETGFPSIRRRAQS; translated from the coding sequence ATGACCGGACGCCGCTCGCCCCGATCCGACGCCACCGACTTCGTTTTCCCAAGGTGCCAGGCGATCCCCCAGCTTGAGCGGGCCTCGCTCCGGATCGACGGCCGCGAGGTGGTCGGCTACGAGTTCGAGCCGGGCAAGCCGCGCCCGTGCTTCGTCCCGGTGCTGGGGCCGTCGGGCCGAGAATTGACGCGAATCGGCCACCCGAACCCGGTCGGGCACGAGCATCATCGCTCGGTCTGGTTCGGCCACCAGTTCGTCGACGACATCAACTTCTGGGGAGAAGTGTCGAATACGGACATTCAGGTGCGGCACAAGCGAGTCCTCTGGTACGAGGATGGCCCGGAGTGGGCCGCCTTCGCCGCCGAGATCGACTGGTACGCCGACGGCAAAAATCGCCTGTCGCAGTTCCTCATTGCCGCCGTCGAGCCGAGCTCCACCTGGGAGGGATGCTACGCCCTCGACCTGCAATCACGGTTCACCTCGCCCGACGGCCGACCGGTCGAACTGGGCAAAACGAACTTCGGCTTCCTGGGCGTCCGGCTGGCCAAGTCGATCTCCGAGCAGTTCGGCGGCGGTCGCCTGACCGGGTCGGAAGGGGGGATCGGCGAGGACGCCATCTTCGAGACGCGCAACCGCTGGGTCGATTATTCCGGGCCGGTGGCTCCCGGCGTCTTCGAGGGGATCACCTACTTCGACCACCCGGACAACCCGCGGCACCCGTCCCACTGGCACGTGCGCCGTGATGGCTGGATGGAAGCCGCCTTTTCCCATCCCGAAGCCTACGGCGTGGCGGTCGAGCACCCGCTCGACCTCCGCTACCGGCTGTTCATTCACGGCGTCTCGGCCAACTTCGAGGTCTTCCCCGACCTCGATCAACCCTGGCAAGAGTTCGCCGAAACCCCGCCGTATGAATACATTGCGAGAGACGAGACCGGCTTCCCGAGCATTCGGCGTCGGGCCCAGAGCTGA
- a CDS encoding ThuA domain-containing protein, whose product MFRLLHAAAMFGMLCLGGIALADDPWVVYEGGSGPGEGKHIVLISGDEEYRSEEGLPQLGKILATHHGFKCTVLFAINPETGEIDPNFSSNIPGLESLDDADLVIMGLRFRALPDEQMKHVVNYVESGKPIIGMRTSTHAFNLPEGSTYDHYSWRSNEWDGGFGRQVLGETWISHHGAHGSESTRGIIAPGADEHPITRGISDGDIWGPTDVYGVTLPLPGDCQPLILGQVVAGMSPDDPPVEGEKNDPMMPIAWTKTFKDARIFTTTSGSSVDLLSEGLRRLLVNAAYWCLGMEDQIPEGGTKVDLVGEYNPTPFGFNAFTKGVKPSDHVMEN is encoded by the coding sequence ATGTTTCGACTTCTGCACGCTGCTGCAATGTTCGGCATGCTCTGCCTGGGCGGAATCGCTTTGGCAGACGATCCCTGGGTCGTCTACGAAGGAGGCTCCGGCCCGGGGGAGGGAAAGCACATCGTCCTGATCTCGGGAGACGAGGAGTACCGCTCCGAGGAAGGCTTGCCCCAGCTCGGCAAGATTCTGGCGACTCATCACGGCTTCAAATGCACGGTTCTTTTTGCGATCAATCCCGAAACTGGCGAGATCGACCCGAACTTCAGCAGCAACATCCCCGGCCTTGAATCGCTCGACGACGCCGATCTGGTGATCATGGGCCTGCGCTTCCGTGCACTGCCGGATGAGCAAATGAAGCATGTGGTCAACTATGTCGAATCCGGCAAGCCGATTATCGGCATGCGGACCTCGACCCACGCCTTCAACCTGCCTGAAGGATCGACCTATGACCACTACTCCTGGAGGAGCAACGAGTGGGATGGCGGGTTCGGTCGGCAGGTGCTGGGAGAAACGTGGATCAGCCACCACGGCGCCCACGGGTCGGAAAGCACCCGAGGCATCATCGCCCCCGGCGCCGATGAGCACCCGATCACTCGAGGCATTTCCGATGGCGACATCTGGGGGCCGACCGATGTCTACGGCGTCACGCTTCCGTTGCCCGGAGACTGCCAACCGTTGATCCTCGGCCAGGTCGTCGCCGGCATGAGCCCCGACGATCCTCCCGTCGAAGGGGAGAAGAATGACCCGATGATGCCGATTGCCTGGACCAAAACCTTCAAGGACGCTCGCATCTTCACCACAACCTCCGGCTCATCCGTCGATTTGCTGAGCGAAGGCTTGCGGCGCCTCCTGGTCAACGCCGCCTACTGGTGCCTGGGCATGGAAGACCAGATTCCCGAAGGAGGAACGAAGGTCGACCTCGTCGGCGAGTACAACCCGACCCCCTTCGGCTTCAATGCGTTCACAAAAGGGGTCAAGCCCTCTGATCATGTGATGGAAAACTGA
- a CDS encoding DUF1552 domain-containing protein — MTDRNDPIAPGPVADLSRRRFLRGLGTCVALPALASLRPAGALAASAPSVKALGTTASGAPLRSAFVCFPNGAIPSNWWPEQPAQGADLRLSRTLEPLEPVRDLVQIVGGLDQINATAGPDGAGDHARGNGTFLTSVRLNKSATDIRAGVSIDQAIARRIGHLTRLPSLELSCEPGRRSGACDSGYACAYQFNLSWRSPTTPMAPESNPRLAFERLFGEGPPDQRQANLERRRLEQRSVLDFVMDEARSMQRRLDSEDRHKLDQYLTGVREIESRIEKAEQFGPPADPGIDTPPGVPPEFGEYVQLMYDMMLLAFQTDSTRVATFLLAHDGSNRSFDFIGVSEGHHDLSHHQNRQEWIDKIADIDRWYVSQFARFLDRLRQTPDADGNSLLQNTMIVYGSGNADGNRHTHDNLPILLAGGGGGALTTGRYVRHNSEPMANLFLSMADLMGVDDLPRFGDSTGRLSNL; from the coding sequence ATGACCGATCGCAACGATCCGATCGCCCCCGGCCCCGTCGCCGATCTCAGCCGCCGACGGTTCCTCCGAGGCTTGGGAACGTGCGTGGCGTTGCCGGCCCTCGCCTCTTTGCGACCCGCCGGAGCCCTGGCCGCCTCGGCACCGAGCGTCAAGGCGCTGGGCACGACCGCCTCGGGCGCTCCGCTGCGCAGTGCCTTCGTCTGCTTCCCGAACGGGGCGATTCCCTCGAACTGGTGGCCCGAGCAACCGGCCCAGGGGGCTGACCTTCGGCTGAGCCGGACGTTGGAACCGTTGGAGCCGGTGCGCGATCTGGTGCAGATCGTCGGCGGACTCGACCAGATCAATGCGACTGCCGGACCCGACGGCGCGGGGGACCATGCCCGAGGCAACGGCACGTTCTTGACCAGCGTTCGCCTGAACAAGAGCGCGACCGACATCCGGGCCGGTGTCTCGATTGACCAGGCCATTGCCCGGCGGATCGGCCACCTGACCCGCCTGCCGTCGCTCGAACTCTCGTGCGAGCCGGGCCGACGCTCCGGGGCGTGCGACTCGGGCTACGCCTGCGCGTATCAGTTCAACCTCTCCTGGCGATCGCCGACCACGCCGATGGCACCGGAGTCGAACCCCCGGCTCGCCTTCGAGCGGCTCTTTGGCGAAGGCCCGCCGGATCAGCGGCAGGCGAACCTCGAACGCCGACGCCTCGAACAGCGATCGGTTCTCGACTTCGTGATGGACGAGGCCCGCTCGATGCAGCGTCGGCTCGACTCCGAAGACCGGCACAAGCTCGACCAGTACCTCACCGGGGTCCGGGAGATCGAGTCCCGCATCGAGAAGGCCGAGCAGTTCGGCCCCCCGGCCGATCCGGGCATCGACACGCCGCCGGGCGTTCCTCCGGAGTTCGGCGAATATGTTCAGCTCATGTACGACATGATGCTGCTGGCCTTCCAGACCGACTCGACCCGCGTGGCCACCTTCCTGCTCGCGCACGACGGGAGCAATCGCTCATTCGACTTCATCGGCGTGTCCGAGGGGCACCACGACCTCTCGCACCACCAGAACCGGCAAGAGTGGATCGACAAGATCGCCGACATTGATCGATGGTACGTCTCGCAGTTCGCCCGCTTCCTCGACCGCTTGCGGCAGACCCCCGACGCCGACGGCAACTCGCTCTTGCAGAATACGATGATCGTCTACGGCAGCGGCAACGCCGACGGCAACCGCCACACCCATGACAATCTGCCCATCCTGCTAGCCGGCGGTGGCGGCGGTGCCCTGACGACCGGGCGCTACGTGCGCCACAATTCCGAGCCGATGGCCAACCTGTTCCTCAGCATGGCCGACCTGATGGGCGTCGACGACTTGCCCCGCTTCGGCGACTCGACCGGACGCCTGAGCAACCTTTGA
- a CDS encoding biopolymer transporter ExbD — MIRRQGSIALLALIPSIALADDFDRLEGRTLAAIPTAAAAEARDHLTLNDLLALPNVLAGVRSPVVVVETDQGNPSRVLVAPGFWSPPPPEGADPDDRPEPVAILILERFATFEAGGGAAPDRLAQGQNVMLFDGFRFDLDSGQVVPEGQGGDLAFVGSEDGEPRLDAIGGASLFVLNQGPEFAEPRPGAPSPGRAIVPTDYAGRYLLHADGSQTGTLDLAVNGRAVTGRLRSDQTGTAYEVVGEVEPGTDPAVRFSIQFPRSRQEYSARLFSEGKAAMAGTVLILDRERPFYALRVDTPESESESEPESEPEPDDQP, encoded by the coding sequence ATGATCCGCCGCCAAGGCTCGATTGCGCTGCTGGCCCTGATACCGTCGATTGCCCTGGCCGACGACTTCGACCGCCTCGAAGGCCGCACCCTCGCCGCCATTCCGACCGCCGCCGCAGCCGAGGCCCGCGACCACCTGACGCTGAACGACCTGCTGGCGCTGCCGAATGTGCTGGCCGGGGTCCGGTCGCCGGTTGTCGTCGTCGAGACCGACCAGGGCAATCCCAGTCGGGTGCTGGTGGCTCCCGGGTTCTGGTCCCCCCCGCCTCCCGAAGGGGCCGACCCGGACGATCGGCCCGAGCCGGTCGCCATCCTGATCCTGGAACGCTTTGCGACCTTCGAGGCCGGAGGAGGCGCGGCCCCCGATCGCCTGGCACAGGGGCAGAACGTCATGCTGTTCGACGGCTTCCGGTTCGATCTCGACTCCGGCCAGGTCGTCCCGGAGGGGCAGGGGGGTGACCTTGCCTTCGTCGGCTCCGAGGACGGAGAGCCGAGGCTCGACGCCATCGGCGGCGCCTCGCTCTTTGTGCTGAATCAAGGCCCCGAGTTCGCCGAGCCTCGACCGGGGGCTCCCTCCCCTGGCCGAGCGATTGTGCCCACCGATTACGCCGGCCGTTACCTGCTGCATGCCGACGGCTCGCAGACCGGCACGCTCGACCTTGCGGTGAACGGCCGGGCCGTGACGGGTCGCCTGCGATCGGACCAGACGGGGACCGCGTACGAGGTTGTCGGCGAGGTCGAACCCGGCACCGATCCGGCCGTGCGCTTTTCAATCCAGTTCCCCCGGTCTCGGCAGGAATATTCCGCCCGGCTCTTTTCCGAGGGGAAAGCCGCGATGGCCGGCACGGTCCTGATTCTCGACCGCGAACGCCCCTTTTACGCCCTCCGCGTCGACACTCCCGAATCCGAATCCGAATCTGAACCTGAATCCGAACCCGAACCGGACGACCAGCCATGA
- a CDS encoding Gfo/Idh/MocA family protein, protein MSRPKPITLPSRRRFLRSSLAAGFALSAAPAFARAPRVGPNDRITFGVIGVGIQGRGLAVRMARRPDAQVVAVADVVTERRDDTRKRIEDAIAKRDDSASFSGCEAYHDFRELLARDDIDAVIIATPDHWHAIPCIMAADAGKHIYCEKPLTHFVAEGRAIADAVERNGITFQTGSQQRSPGEFGGNFPRAVELVWNGRIGEVKTIRIGVGGPPKPVDLEEQAVPEGTDWDFWVGPAEFHPYNEILCPKGIHNHFPDWRSYAPYGNGGIADMGAHHFDIAQWALKKHESGPVAIEPPAEGNTGLRFVYDNGVEMIHGGPDDCTFEGTEGIIRVARSRFATEPESLAEPLPDDAERIDAQGSHYDNFLDSIRGDARPVASAEVGHRTATVCHLGVIGYQLRRPLTWDPVAERFQNDDEANAMLSRPYRAPWTL, encoded by the coding sequence ATGTCCCGACCGAAGCCGATTACCTTACCCTCACGTCGCCGCTTCCTCCGCAGTTCGCTGGCCGCCGGGTTCGCCCTGTCGGCAGCCCCGGCCTTTGCCCGCGCTCCCCGCGTGGGGCCGAACGACCGGATCACCTTCGGCGTCATCGGCGTCGGCATTCAGGGGCGCGGCCTGGCGGTTCGGATGGCCCGTCGACCCGATGCCCAGGTCGTCGCCGTGGCCGATGTCGTCACCGAGCGCCGCGACGATACCCGGAAGCGAATCGAAGACGCCATCGCCAAGCGAGACGATTCCGCGTCCTTCTCCGGCTGCGAGGCCTACCACGACTTCCGCGAGCTTCTGGCCCGAGACGACATCGACGCCGTCATCATCGCCACCCCCGACCACTGGCATGCCATCCCCTGCATCATGGCCGCCGACGCCGGCAAGCACATTTACTGCGAGAAGCCCCTGACCCACTTCGTCGCCGAAGGCCGCGCCATCGCCGATGCCGTCGAACGCAACGGCATCACCTTCCAGACCGGTAGCCAGCAGCGCAGCCCCGGTGAGTTCGGCGGCAACTTCCCCCGAGCCGTCGAGCTGGTCTGGAACGGCCGGATCGGCGAGGTGAAGACGATCCGGATTGGCGTCGGCGGCCCTCCCAAGCCCGTCGATCTGGAGGAGCAAGCCGTTCCCGAAGGAACCGACTGGGACTTCTGGGTCGGCCCGGCCGAGTTCCACCCGTACAACGAGATCCTCTGCCCGAAAGGCATCCACAACCACTTCCCCGACTGGCGCAGTTATGCCCCCTATGGCAACGGTGGCATCGCCGACATGGGAGCCCACCATTTCGACATCGCTCAGTGGGCCCTGAAGAAACACGAGTCCGGCCCGGTTGCCATCGAGCCGCCTGCCGAGGGGAACACCGGCCTGCGGTTCGTGTACGACAACGGTGTCGAGATGATCCACGGCGGCCCCGACGATTGCACCTTTGAGGGGACCGAGGGGATTATCCGAGTCGCCCGCTCCCGGTTCGCCACCGAGCCCGAATCGCTCGCCGAACCGTTGCCCGACGATGCCGAACGAATCGACGCTCAAGGGAGTCACTATGACAACTTCCTCGACTCGATCCGAGGCGACGCCCGCCCCGTGGCCTCGGCCGAGGTCGGGCACCGCACGGCGACCGTCTGCCACCTCGGCGTCATCGGCTACCAGCTCCGCCGGCCGCTCACCTGGGACCCCGTCGCCGAACGCTTCCAGAACGACGACGAGGCCAACGCCATGCTCTCCCGTCCCTATCGGGCTCCCTGGACTCTTTGA
- a CDS encoding DUF1501 domain-containing protein, which translates to MLDLGATTGRTCRGPSRRALLQLGSLGALGLTLGDWLAMRSFAGPTAPALDAPGKAKAVIVLWLWGGPSHLDTFDPKPDAPLEYRGPFDSIATRVPGVRIGELLPNLADRADKFALIRSMHHESNDHGVAGTIALTGSISGAINLGGATSAGALKPSTGAIVARLAERQPGGLPPYVILGNPLHQGHKRVVGEGGGILGAAYDPFRVDYEPGVGPVLPDVHLPDGVAADRMAARWELFERVAPGGADARSTAAMAEHYALARQLIASKDSLEALEIDREPERIRRAYGPHRFGRSCLIARRLVEAGLPFVQVNWSTHVEGPEDAGDGGWDMHDRYFAIMQDRHGWMFDNALSALLDDLDARGLLETTLVVAVGEFGRTPKINEKAGRDHWNSCYSALLAGGGIRGGTVIGASDRRAEFPSEHPVHPADLSATILDRLGIGSAELTSVGLTPMGTAVQGLT; encoded by the coding sequence ATGCTTGATCTCGGAGCGACCACGGGCCGGACCTGCCGGGGCCCGTCGCGACGGGCGCTGTTGCAACTCGGATCGCTTGGCGCCCTGGGCCTGACCCTCGGTGATTGGCTGGCCATGCGAAGCTTCGCCGGCCCAACGGCCCCGGCCCTCGACGCGCCGGGCAAGGCCAAGGCGGTCATCGTCCTCTGGCTCTGGGGAGGTCCGAGCCACCTCGACACGTTCGACCCGAAGCCCGATGCGCCTCTCGAATATCGAGGGCCGTTCGACTCGATCGCCACGCGGGTTCCCGGCGTCCGGATCGGCGAGCTGTTGCCCAACCTGGCGGATCGGGCGGACAAATTTGCCCTGATCCGGTCGATGCATCACGAGTCGAACGATCACGGCGTCGCCGGCACGATCGCCCTGACCGGCAGCATCTCCGGAGCCATCAACCTGGGCGGCGCCACCTCTGCCGGAGCGTTGAAGCCGAGTACCGGAGCCATCGTCGCCCGCCTGGCCGAACGACAGCCGGGCGGCTTGCCGCCGTATGTGATTCTGGGAAACCCGTTGCATCAAGGGCACAAACGGGTGGTCGGCGAGGGGGGCGGCATCCTCGGCGCAGCCTATGATCCGTTCCGGGTCGATTACGAGCCCGGCGTCGGTCCGGTCTTGCCCGACGTCCACCTGCCCGACGGGGTGGCCGCCGACCGCATGGCCGCACGCTGGGAGCTGTTCGAACGGGTCGCCCCAGGCGGTGCCGACGCCCGATCGACCGCCGCGATGGCCGAGCACTATGCCCTGGCCCGGCAACTGATCGCCTCGAAGGACAGCCTCGAAGCGCTGGAGATCGACCGCGAACCGGAGCGCATCCGCCGAGCCTACGGCCCGCACCGCTTCGGCCGCTCGTGTCTGATCGCCCGGCGGCTCGTGGAAGCCGGCCTGCCGTTCGTGCAGGTCAACTGGAGCACCCACGTCGAAGGCCCCGAAGACGCCGGCGACGGCGGCTGGGACATGCACGACCGTTACTTCGCCATCATGCAGGATCGCCACGGCTGGATGTTCGACAACGCCCTGTCGGCCTTGCTCGACGACCTGGACGCGCGCGGCTTGCTGGAAACGACGCTCGTCGTCGCCGTCGGCGAGTTCGGCCGGACGCCGAAGATCAACGAGAAGGCGGGACGCGACCACTGGAACTCCTGCTACTCGGCCCTGCTGGCCGGAGGTGGGATCCGGGGCGGAACAGTCATCGGCGCGTCCGATCGACGGGCCGAATTCCCGAGCGAGCATCCGGTTCATCCGGCTGACCTGTCGGCCACGATCCTCGATCGCCTCGGCATCGGTTCCGCCGAGCTGACGAGCGTTGGCCTCACGCCGATGGGGACTGCGGTTCAGGGGTTGACCTGA
- a CDS encoding DUF1592 domain-containing protein: MSLNRIRAVVGHAAGRGLPALVLVFGAGPVIAEASADDRFDEVIRPILEDNCYACHALGVNKGNVDLEALADAEDGSQPEVRDAWLAVLKNVQAEIMPPSDHPQPSDEERKLLLDWITFDAFGLDPDHPDPGRVTVRRLNRTEYRNTIRDLMGVDFNAEAEFPADDTGHGFDTIADVLTISPLLMERYIAAAQDIVGRADPIITGPVPDDPVERCRSTRDLLGRFATRAFRRPVGDETADRLTDLALTIAAEPGATYEAGVSQAMVAVLASPRFLFREEGIEPGDRGPHPRIDEYALASRLSYLLWSTMPDDELFALADRGELRANLMQQVERMMEDERSNQFVRNFVGQWLQVRNIDSIPVNAFAVLSRDEPPDPEAEARRERFRELRRKPIEDLTDAEKTELDEVREQFGRARDRFRQFELDRGLRIAMRRETELLVETIIQEDRSLIELLDSDYTFLNERLARHYGIEGVEGNEMRRVDLPPDSPRGGILTQGTILAVTSNPDRTSPVKRGLFILENILGTPPAPPPPNIPSLEEAGKDLGGRVPSVREAMELHRSDPLCNSCHNRMDPLGLALENFNALGMYREVERTGPIDSSGVLITGEPFQSVQDLKRILAEDRRRDFYRCLVEKMLTYAVGRGLEYHDVQTVETLVDRLEANDGRASELILGIIESAPFQRRRGPEGQTTVERSDPADRNLGTD; encoded by the coding sequence ATGAGTCTGAACCGCATCCGGGCCGTCGTCGGCCACGCCGCGGGCCGAGGGCTTCCTGCCCTGGTCCTGGTCTTCGGGGCCGGGCCGGTCATCGCCGAGGCGTCGGCCGACGACCGCTTCGACGAGGTGATCCGCCCGATCCTCGAAGACAATTGCTATGCCTGCCATGCGCTCGGGGTGAACAAGGGGAACGTCGATCTTGAAGCCCTGGCCGATGCCGAGGACGGGAGCCAGCCCGAGGTTCGGGACGCGTGGCTCGCCGTGCTCAAGAATGTTCAGGCCGAGATCATGCCCCCGTCCGACCATCCCCAGCCGTCGGACGAGGAGCGGAAACTGCTGCTCGACTGGATCACGTTCGACGCCTTCGGACTCGACCCCGACCACCCCGACCCCGGCCGCGTGACCGTCCGACGGCTCAACCGGACCGAGTACCGCAACACGATTCGGGACCTGATGGGGGTCGACTTCAACGCCGAGGCCGAATTCCCGGCCGACGATACCGGCCACGGCTTCGACACCATCGCCGACGTGTTGACCATCTCCCCCTTGCTGATGGAACGCTACATCGCCGCGGCGCAGGATATTGTGGGCCGGGCTGATCCGATCATCACCGGCCCCGTCCCCGACGATCCGGTCGAGCGTTGCCGCTCCACGCGAGACCTCCTCGGTCGCTTCGCCACCCGAGCCTTCCGCCGACCCGTGGGGGACGAAACCGCCGACCGTCTGACCGACCTGGCCCTGACGATCGCCGCCGAACCGGGGGCGACCTACGAGGCTGGGGTTTCCCAGGCGATGGTGGCCGTGCTGGCCTCGCCGCGTTTCCTGTTCCGCGAGGAAGGGATCGAACCGGGCGATCGGGGGCCGCACCCGAGGATCGACGAGTACGCCCTGGCCTCGCGCCTCTCGTACCTGCTTTGGTCAACCATGCCCGATGACGAGCTGTTCGCCCTGGCCGATCGGGGCGAGCTTCGGGCGAATTTGATGCAGCAGGTTGAGCGGATGATGGAGGACGAACGCTCGAACCAGTTCGTCCGGAACTTCGTCGGCCAGTGGCTTCAGGTGCGCAACATCGACTCGATCCCGGTCAACGCCTTCGCCGTCCTTTCCCGAGACGAGCCGCCGGACCCCGAGGCCGAGGCCCGCCGCGAGCGTTTCCGAGAACTGCGTCGGAAACCGATTGAAGACCTGACCGACGCCGAGAAGACCGAGCTGGACGAGGTCCGCGAGCAGTTCGGACGCGCCCGCGACCGCTTCCGCCAGTTCGAGCTGGACCGCGGCCTTCGGATCGCGATGCGTCGGGAGACGGAGCTGCTCGTCGAAACCATCATCCAAGAGGATCGCAGCCTGATCGAGCTGCTCGACAGCGACTACACGTTCCTCAACGAACGGCTCGCCCGGCACTACGGCATCGAGGGGGTTGAAGGGAACGAGATGCGCCGGGTCGATTTGCCGCCCGACAGCCCCCGAGGCGGCATCTTGACCCAGGGGACCATCCTGGCCGTCACCTCGAACCCCGACCGCACCTCCCCCGTCAAGCGCGGCTTGTTCATTCTCGAAAACATCCTGGGGACTCCGCCAGCCCCGCCCCCGCCCAACATTCCCTCATTGGAGGAAGCGGGCAAGGACCTCGGCGGGCGGGTTCCGTCGGTCCGAGAGGCGATGGAGCTGCACCGCAGCGACCCCCTGTGCAACTCGTGCCACAACCGCATGGACCCGCTCGGCCTGGCCCTGGAAAACTTCAACGCCCTGGGGATGTACCGCGAGGTCGAACGGACCGGCCCGATCGACTCCTCGGGCGTCCTGATTACCGGTGAGCCGTTCCAGAGCGTGCAGGATCTGAAGCGCATCCTGGCGGAGGACCGCCGCCGGGACTTCTACCGATGTCTGGTCGAGAAGATGCTCACCTATGCCGTTGGGCGAGGTCTTGAGTATCATGACGTTCAAACCGTTGAGACGCTCGTCGATCGCCTGGAGGCGAACGATGGGCGAGCCTCGGAGCTGATTCTCGGGATCATTGAATCGGCCCCCTTCCAGCGCCGGCGCGGGCCGGAGGGCCAGACCACCGTCGAACGGTCCGATCCGGCCGACCGGAACCTCGGAACCGACTGA